In Spodoptera frugiperda isolate SF20-4 chromosome 28, AGI-APGP_CSIRO_Sfru_2.0, whole genome shotgun sequence, one genomic interval encodes:
- the LOC118265205 gene encoding trypsin, alkaline C isoform X1, with the protein MRVIIFLALLGTALAVPKSISRIVGGSPTTVQEYPYMSNMQYGFWGIWWFQACGGSLLTTTSVLSAAHCYFGDSASEWRVRLGTSFASSGGSEHTVSQLVLHQQYNPNTLDHDIAIVRLANPAVYSNSVQPASVAGSAYNLPDNTLVTTIGWGTTSSGGSAPEQLQHVDINIINQQLCAERYAYLKTQPGYQNWPDITDNMLCAGILNVGGKDACQGDSGGPLAHNKNVIVGVVSWGFQCADAFYPGVNARVSQYTQWISQNA; encoded by the exons ATGCGCGTCATCATCTTCCTAGCCCTTCTGGGCACCGCACTcg CGGTCCCCAAGAGCATCAGCCGTATCGTCGGCGGCAGCCCGACCACCGTGCAGGAATACCCGTACATGTCCAATATGCAGTACGGTTTTTGGGGCATCTGGTGGTTCCAGGCCTGCGGTGGATCTCTGCTGACCACAACCTCCGTGCTCTCTGCTGCTCACTGCTACTT CGGTGACAGTGCTTCGGAGTGGCGTGTGCGCCTGGGTACCTCCTTCGCGTCCAGCGGTGGCTCTGAGCACACAGTGTCCCAGCTGGTCCTGCACCAGCAGTACAACCCCAACACCCTCGACCATGATATCGCCATTGTCCGTCTGGCCAACCCTGCCGTATACTCCAACAGCGTCCAGCCCGCTAGCGTCGCCGGCAGCGCTTACAATCTTCCTGACAACACCCTCGTCACCACCATCGGATGGGGAACAACCTCG AGCGGCGGCTCTGCCCCTGAGCAACTGCAGCACGTGgacatcaacatcatcaacCAGCAGCTGTGTGCTGAGCGCTACGCCTACCTGAAGACCCAGCCCGGCTACCAAAACTGGCCTGACATCACCGACAACATGCTGTGCGCTGGTATCTTAAACGTCGGAGGCAAGGACGCCTGCCAGGGAGACTCTGGCGGTCCCCTCGCTCACAACAAGAATGTCATCGTTGGTGTCGTCTCCTGGGGCTTCCAGTGCGCTGATGCTTTCTACCCTGGTGTCAACGCTCGCGTATCCCAATACACCCAATGGATCTCCCAGAACGCCTAA